The window CCAGCGTCCGCGACTCCTCGGAGCACCTGCGCAGCGCGATCGGCGACACGCTGCAGCTCGCGATCCTCTTCGGCTCACTGATGGCCGCCAACGCCATGGGCGGCGGACTCGGGATCCTCGTCGTCGGCGGGCTCTACCTGCTGAACGACGCGATGGGCCGGCCGGTCGTGCGGATGGCCGCCGCTCCGGCAGCGGTGATCGTCGGCGGAATCCTCCTCAACGTCCTGTACTGGCTCGACCTGTTCACCCCGATCAAGGGCTGAGGCCGGGTCACGTACGCCAGGAAGGAACTCTCCACGATGCACACCACCGTCCCGCAGCCCGTGCTCCGTACGGTCGTCGGCGATCTCGTCCCCGGCTCGGTGCGCGGCCCCGCCCTCGCTCATGAGCACCTCGTCCTCGACCTCGACCACCGGGGCGACGGTGCGGCCGTCCTCCACCCGGACCGGCATGCCGCGGCCGTCACCGCCGAGCTGGCCGCCCTCCGGGAGGAGTTCGGGCTCGGCCTCGTCGTCGAGCTGACCTGCCGCGGCATGGGCCGGGACGCCGCCACCCTGGCCCGGATCGCCCGGGACGCGCAGGTCGCCGTCGTCGCCGCCACCGGGTGGTACTACGAGCCGTTCCACACCCCCGAGATCGCCGCCGCCGACATCGACGAGCTCACCGCAACCCTCGTCCGCGAGATCGGCACGGGCATCGGCTCCACCGGGATCCGCCCCGGCGTCCTCGGAGAGATCGGCAGCCACGGCGACACACCCACCGCCGCCGAGACGAAGGTGCTGCGGGCCGCCGCGCGGGCCGCGGCCGCCACCGGGCTGTCCGTCGCCACCCATGCGCAGCTCGGCCGTGGCGGCCTCGCCCAACTGGAGCTCCTCACCGCCGAGGGCGTGGAGCCGCACCGCATCAGCATCGGCCACCAGGACCTTCTCGACGATCCGGCCGTGCACCGGGAGCTCGCGGCGAGCGGTGCGTATGTCGCGTTCGACACCGTCGGCAAGGACAGCTACCAGAGCGACGACACCCGGCTGCGGCTGCTGCTCGCCCTGCTGGAGGCCGGGCATGCCGACCGGGTTTTGTTGAGCTGCGACATCTCGCGCCACGGCTACCTGCGCACGGAGGGCGGCCAGGGGTACGGGCATCTCTTCCGGAGCTTCCTGCCCAAGGCCCGCGCCGCCGGCGTCGACGACGGCCTGATCGACCTGATGACCCGCTGCAATCCGCTGCGCTTTCTCACCGGCGCCGGCGTGGAAGAGATCTGATCATGAACCCGGCACTACCGCAGACATTCCCCCTCGCGACCGTGGCACTGGACGACGCGATCGCCCGGCAGTTCCGGCTGCTGGAGGCGACCGCCGCCCACTTCGAAGGCCCCCAGCTCTTCGAAGCGGACGCCGGCGTCGTCCCCGGTCTCGGTCGTCCCCGCACCACCGCCCGCGTCGAAGCGGTCCTGGCCGACTTCTTCGGCGCCGAGGACGCCGCGTTCGTGCAGGGCGCGGGCACGGGCGCGATCCGCGCGGCGCTCAACGCCGCCGTACTGGCCGGGGATCCGCTGCTCATCCACCGGGCGCCCGTCTACCGCACCACCGAGGTCACCCTGCGCGGCATCGGTGTGCGGACCGTCGAGGTCGACTTCAACGACGGTGCCGCACTGCGCGAGGCCCTGGCGTCCGGCCGGTTCCGGTGGGCGTACGTCCAGCACACCCGGCAGCGGCTCGCCGACTCGTACGACCCCGCCGAAGTCCTCGCCGCCTGCCGGGCCGCCGGCGTGCGCACGCTCGTCGACGACAACTACGCCGTGATGCGCACCCCCGCCGCGGGGGTGGAACTGGGCGCCGACGCCTCCTGCTTCTCGCTGTTCAAGCTGCACGGTCCCGAAGGCGTCGGCGTCGTCGTCGGAGCCCGCGATCTCGTCGAACACATCCGGCGCGACAACTACTCCGGCGGCGGCCAGGTCCAGGGCCACCAGGCGCTCGACGCCCTGCGCGCCCTGACCCACGTACCGGTGATGTGGGCCGTCCAGTCCAAGGTCGGTGCCGAGGTCGCCGAGCGGCTGGCGGCCGGGGAAGTGGCCGGCGTCGCCGAGGTCCGGATCGCCAACGCCCAGGACCTCTGTCTGCTGGTCCGCCTGGACCGGCCGGTGGCGAAAGAGCTGCCCGCCGTCGCCGCACGCTTCGGGGCGGCGCCCTACCCCGTCGGCTCCAACTCGCGCTACGAGATCGCGCCGCTGTTCTACCGGATGTCCAGCTCTGCGCTGGACGACGCACCCGAGCTGGCCGACTGGACCGTACGCATCAACCCCATGCGGGCGGGGGCGGATCTCGTCGTCGACATCCTGCGCCGCTCGCTCGACGCACTGGGCGACCGGCCTGCCGAAGTGAACGACCCGAAGGACGCCTGACCGTGTTTCTCGACACCGTGCTCACCCGCAACCCGGAGCTCGTCGATGCCGCGGCGGCCCTCCACCGGCGTGGTGAGATCCCGCCCGACACCTATGTGATGGACCTCGACGCCGTCGAGGCCAACGCCGAACTCCTCGCCGCCGAGGCCCAACGGCTCGGCCTCTCCCTCTGGTTCGTCGTCAAACAGTTCGGCCGTAACCCCGAGCTGATCAGGGCCGTCGCCCGGCACATCCCCAAGTACGCCGCCATCGACCCGGCCGAGGCCCGCATCCTGCACGCGACGGGCGCCCGGGCCGGCAACCTCGGCCACCTCGTCCAGATCCCCCGCCGTGCCCTGCCCGAGATGCTGGCCTGGCGCCCGGAGACCGTCACCGTCTACGACCTGGCCAATGCCCGGGCCGTCTCCGAGGCCGCCCAGCGGCTGGGCCTGGTGCAGGACATTCTCGTACGGCTCGAAGGCGCCGAGGGCACCGTCTACCCGGGCCAGGAGGGCGGTGTCCCGCTCCCCCGCCTGGACGCGTTCGCCGAGGCCGCCGAGCGGCTGCCGGGCATCCGGATCGCGGGCGTCACCGCCTTCCCGTGCGTCCTGTGCGACCCGGCGACCGGAACCCCGTACGCCACCCCCAACTTGACGCTCGTCCTGAAGGCCCGCGAGCTCCTGGCCGCCCGCGGGCACGAGGACCTCAAGCTGAGCGCCCCGAGCGCCACCTCGATGGCCTCGCTGCCGTTGCTCGCCGCCCACGGCGCCACCCACGGCGAGCCCGGCCACGCCCTCACCGGCACGACCCCGCTGCACGCACTGGACTCCGGCCAGCCCGAGAAGCCCGCCTATGTGTACGTGAGCGAGATCGCCCACACCCTCGACGACGGTCGCCCCGCCCTCTACGGCGGCGGCTTCTACGCCCGCTCCCACATCGGCAGCGCCCTGCTGCCGCGCACCGGCGCACGCCTCGGCGTGCAGGGCGCTCCCGCCGAGAACATCGACTACTACCGGCTGCTCGACGCCCCCACCGACGGCCAGGACGTCCGGCTCGGCGACACCGCGCTGCTCGCCTTCCGTACCCAGATCTTCGTCACCCGCTCGACCGTCGCCGTCGTCGCCGGACTCTCGTCCGGAACCCCGCGGCTGTGCGGGCTCCACGACGCCCAGGGCCGGGCCCTGTAAGGAGCACACCATGGCCAAGACCGTCATCGTCGTCGTCGACGGATTCGGCATCGGCGCCATGCCCGACGCGGGCACCCTGCGCCCCGGTGATCTCACCGCCGACACCTGCGGGCATGTCCTCGACCACTGTCGCGAGGCCCTCGGCCGTCCGCTGCGGCTGCCGGTGCTCGGCTCGCTGGGGCTCGGTCTCGTCCACCCGCATCCGGATCTCGCCCGCCGCACCCATCTGCCCGTCGCCGCGGGCCGGGCCGCCCTGGGCTACCCCGGCGCGGACACGTTCGCCGGCCACCAGACGATGATGGGTGCGGACTTCAGCCGGGTGACGGTGGCCCGGCTCGGCGACCATCTGGACGAGGTGACCACGGCTCTGGAAGCGGCCGGGCACCGCGTCGCACCGCTGGACGGCCGGCCGCTTCTCGTCGTCGACGGCGCGGTGCTCGTGCACGACAACCTGGAAGCCGACCCCGGCATCAACTGGAACGCCTCCGGCCGTCTGGAGGACCTCCCCTTCGACGGACCGGGCGGGATCCTCGCCATCGCCCGTACGGTACGCGCGGTCGCGCCGGTCGCCCGGGTCATCGCGGTCGGCGGTCACGCGGACGGCCCGCTTCCGCAGTTCGTACGCCTCGGCGACGCGGGCACCGTAGGCCTCGACACCCCCGCCACCGGCTTCTACCGCAACGGCGGCCTCGCCGTGCAGCACCTCGGCGCCGGCATCGATCACACCCGGCAGCTGCCCGACCTGGCCGCCCGCGCCGGGATCCCGGTCACCCTGGTGGGCAAGGCCGCCGACATCCTGGCCTGCGACGCGGCCGAGCGGCACCCTGCCGTGCAGACCGCGGACGTGCTCACCCACACCCTCGAAGCGGTACGCGCGCCCGGCGACGCGCTCGTCGTCGCCAATGTCCAGGAGACCGACCTGGCGGGACACCAGCAGGACGCCGAACGGTACGGCCGTCTGCTGGAGCAGGTAGACGCGGGGCTCGCCGCGCTCCTGGCGCTGCTCGACGCCCCCGGCGACCGGCTGATCGTCACCGCCGACCACGGCAACGACCCGACCATCGGGCACGCCTACCACACCAGGGAGTACGTCCCCGTGCTGATCCACCGGCCCGGTGCGGACGGTGTGGAGCTGCTGCCGGACGCGGGCAGCCTGGCGGACGTCGGCGCCACCGCCGCCGTATCGCTGGGGCTCGACCCGGCGGGGCTGGCCAACGGGACGACACTGCGGCCGGGGCGGCACGCGGCCTGAGCACGCGGGGCACACACGAAAGGGGCGCCCGCCTTCCCGGCGGGCGCCCCTTTCGCATACGGGCCGAGCGTGGAGCGTCAGCCCATGAACTTCTTGAACTCGTCCGGCAGCTCGAAGTTCTTGTCCTCCTGGGCCGGCAGGCCGAACGCGCCGCCCTGCGCCGCCGCCTGCTCGCGGCGGGTCGCCGCGGCCTGCTCCTCGGCCTTGCGCTTCATCGGGTTGCCGCTCTTGCGCTTGCCCTTGGCCTGCTTGATCTGCTTCTTCTGGCGACCGGGACCGCCACCCATGCCGGGCATCCCCGGCATACCCGGCATGCCGCCGCCCTGCGCCATCTTCGACATCATCTTGCGCGCCTCGAAGAACCGCTCCACCAGGTTCTTCACGGCGGACACCTCGACACCCGAACCCTTGGCGATACGGGCCCGGCGCGAGCCGTTGATGATCGTCGGCTCCTGACGCTCGTACGGCGTCATCGACTTGATGATCGCGGCGGTACGGTCCACGTCCCGCTCGTCGATGTTGTTGATCTGGTCCTTGATCTGCCCCATGCCGGGCAGCATCCCGAGCAGCTTGGAGATGGAGCCCATCTTCCTGACCTGCTCCATCTGCGCCAGGAAGTCGTCGAGCGTGAAGTCCTTGCCCTTGCTGGACGCCAGCTTGGAGGCCATTTTGGCGGCCTCTTCCTGGGTGAAGGTCTTCTCCGCCTGCTCGATCAGGGTGAGCAGGTCACCCATGTCGAGGATGCGCGACGCCATGCGGTCGGGGTGGAAGGCGTCGAAGTCCTCGAGCTTCTCACCGTTCGACGCGAACATGATCTGCTTGCCCGTGACATGGGCGATCGACAGGGCGGCACCACCGCGGGCGTCACCGTCGAGCTTGGAGAGCACCACGCCGTCGAAGCCGACACCGTCGCGGAAGGCCTCGGCGGTGTTGACCGCGTCCTGGCCGATCATCGCGTCGACGACGAAGAGGATCTCGTCGGGGCTGACGGCGTCGCGGATGTCCGCGGCCTGCTGCATCAGCTCCTGGTCGATACCGAGGCGGCCCGCGGTGTCGACGATCACCACGTCGAACTGCTTGGAGCGGGCGTGCTCGATGGAGTCCTTGGCGACCTGGACCGGGTCACCGACGCCGTTGCCCGGCTGCGGGGCGTACACGGCGACACCGGCGCGGTCGGCGACGACGCTCAGCTGGTTGACGGCGTTGGGGCGCTGGAGGTCACAGGCGACGAGCAGCGGCGAGTGGCCCTGGCCCTTGAGCCAGACACCGAGCTTTCCGGCCAGGGTGGTCTTACCGGCACCCTGCAGACCGGCGAGCATGATCACGGTGGGCGGGTTCTTGGCGAACCGCAGTCGCCGGGTCTCACCGCCGAGGATGCCGACGAGCTCCTCGTTGACGATCTTGACGACCTGCTGGGCAGGGTTCAGCGCCTGGGAGACCTCGACGCCGCGCGCCCGCTCCTTGACGTTGGCGATGAAGGCACGGACAACGGGAAGCGCGACATCGGCCTCGAGCAGGGCGATACGGATCTCGCGTGCCGTGGCGTCGATGTCCGCCTCGGACAAGCGGCCCTTGCCCCGGAGGTTCTTGAAAGTCGCGGCAAGGCGGTCGGAGAGAGTATCGAACACGGCGCTCGTCGGTCCTCAGGGTCGGGGTCGGGTGCAGGTCAGTCGTCCCCCAGGGTATCCGGACACCGGGAAACACAAAGCCCTCGCCCGCATACTCGTGACGGACGAGGGCCTCTCCACGTGATCGCGGAAGCTCAGCTCAGGGCCCGCTGCACCTCTCCGGCCAGCTCGGCGGCCCGCACATCGCCCAGCGGCTCGCCGTCCGCGCCTGTGACATAGAACGCGTCCACCGCGTTCGCCCCCAGCGTCGACACGTGTGCGCTGCGCACCCGCACCGCGCTCTGCTCCAGTGCCCGGCCGATCCGGTGCAGCAGCCCCGGGGCGTCCTGGGCCCTCACCTCGATCACCGTCGCCAGCCGGGAGCCGGCCGGTGCGACCGTCACCCGGGGCGGCGGGGCCTTCACCCCGCGGCGCCGGGGATAGGCGGCTTCGCGTTCGGCGAGGCGGGCCTGGATGTCGAGGGAGCCGTCCAGGGCGCGTACGAGATCGGCGCGGAGCCGGGTGGCCTGTGGCAGGGAGCCGTATTCGGCCGCCACCCGCCAGCTGAGCAGAAGGACGTCGACGCACTCACCGAGTTCGGTGGGGAGCTCGACGGCCCGCAGGTCGGCGGCGCGGACGGTGAGGCGGTGCAGGGCGAGTACTCCGGCGGCGGCGGGCAGGACGCCGGGGCGGTCGGGGACGGCGATGAGGAGTTCGACGCCGACGGGTTCCGGTTCGCCGTCCCCGTTCGCGGGTTCGGCCTGGGCGTGCAGGGCGAGGACGGGTTCGCCGGTGCGCAGTGCCTCGATGGCGAGGCGTTCCTGCTCGGCGCTGGGTTCGGCCGGTTCGGGTTCGTCCGGGGTCTCGCCCGCGAGAACGGCGGCGACGCGCTTGACCAGGTCGGTGACGAGGGAGGCACGCCAGGTGGACCAGGCGGCGGGCCCGGTGGCCAGCGCGTCGGCCTCGGTGAGGGCGTGCAGGAGTTCCAGCGTGGACGTGGTCCCGACGGCGGTGGCGACGGACCGGACGGTCGCCGGGTCGTCGAGGTCACGGCGGGTGGCGGTCTCGACGAGCAGCAGATGGTGCCGTACGAGGGTGGCGATGACGCCCACGTCGTGCTGGTCGAAGCCGATCCGGGCGGCGAGGTCGCGGGCGATGACCTCGCCGGCGACGGAGTGGTCGCCGGGCCAGCCCTTGCCGATGTCGTGCAGCAGGGCGGCGACGAGGAGGAGGTCGGGACGGCCGACGCGGCGGGTGAGGGAGGAGGCCCGGACGGCCGCCTCGACGAGGTGGCGGTCGACGGTCCAGGTGTGGACGGGATTGCGCTGGGGCCGGCAGTGGACACGTTCCCAGTCGGGCAGCAGCCGGGTGATCAGCCCTTCCGCTTCGAGGGCTTCCCAGACGGGGACGGTGGCCTCCCCCGCGCCGAGCAGGGTGACGAGTTCCTCACGGGCCTCGGCGGGCCAGGGCACGGGCAGCGGGCGCGCGACGGTGGCGAGGTGGCGTACGACATGCCGGGAGATCGGCAGTTCGGACTGGGCGGCCGCGGCGGCCGCGCGCAGCACGAGCACCGGGTCGCGTTCGGGGCGGGCGGTGCGGGCGAGGACGACTTCGCCGTCGGCCTCGACGACGCCGTCGGCGAGCGGGGTGCGCTCCGGGGCGACCGCCTTGCCACCGCCCAGCATGGCGCGCAGCCGGGGGCGCACGGACCGGGCGCGGAGCACGCGGTTGACCTCGCGCCAGGTGACGTCGGTGGCGTACGAGACGGTGCGCGCGGCCTCGTACACCTGGCGCAGCAGTGCGTCGGCGTCGAGGAGGCCGAGGGCGGTGGCGACCTGGTCCTGTTCCTGGAGGGCGAGGCGGTCGGTGGCACGGCCGGTGGTCAGGTGCAGGGCGTCACGGGCGTCCAGGAGTACGCGGCGGGCCTCGGCGAGGCCTTCGCGGGGCGCGTCGGCGACCCAGGAGGCGGCGACGGCGCGCAGAGCGGTGGCGTCGCGCAGTCCGCCGCGGGCCTCCTTGAGGTCTGGTTCGAGGAGGAACTGGAGCTCGCCCTGGCGCTCGGCCCGTTCGCGGCAGAGTTCGTCGAGGGCAGGGAGGCGTTTGGGGGCGAGGTTGCGCCAGTCGGCGAGGATCGTGGTGCGCATCGCGGCGACCAGGCCGAGGTCTCCGGCCACGGGCCGGGCGTCGAGCAGTCCGAGCTGCACCTTGAGGTCCTCGTCCGCCGTCTTCCTGGCTTCGGCGGGGGTCCGCACGGAGTGGTCGAGCGCGAGGCCGAGGTCCCAGACGGGGTACCAGATGCGGTCGGCGAGGGAGGCGAGGGCGCCGGCGTCGGCATTGCCGTCGTGCAGCAGCAGGAGGTCGAGGTCGCTGCGCGGGGAGAGTTCGCCGCGGCCGTAGCCGCCGACGGCGACGAGGGCTGCGCCGCGGACGCCGGTCGCCTCGGCGGCGGCGGTGAACAGGGCGGTCAGCCAGTCGTCGGTGAGTGAGGCCAGGGCCGCACGGCGCGGCGGCCCGGACTGCGCCTTCTCCTGGAGGAGGCGCAGTCGGGCCGCCGCGTAGCCGCTGGGTCCCGAGTCTTCGGAATCGGTGGTCACTTCAGTGCTCGTCACCCAGCTGCCTTTCAGTTTGCGAGACCGTCGGTCAGAGTGCGTCCGGGCCGCGTTCACCCGTACGGACCCGTACGGCTGTCTCGACGGGGACGCTCCAGACCTTGCCGTCTCCGATCTTGCCGGTTCGGGCGGCCTTCACCACGACATCGACGAGCTGTTCGGCGTCCTCGTCCTCGACCAGTACCTCGATACGGATCTTGGGGACGAGGTCGACGGTGTACTCGGCGCCCCGGTAGACCTCGGTGTGGCCGCGCTGGCGACCGTATCCGCTGGCCTCCGTGACCGTGAGGCCCTGGATGCCGAAGGCCTGCAGGGCCTCCTTGATCTCGTCGAGCCGGTGCGGCTTCACGACCGCCGTGATGAGCTTCATGCGTCCACCTTCTTGGTCTGCGCTGCTGCCGTCGAGTCCGATACCGGTGCGGAGCCCGTGGTGCGCGGGGCCGCACCGCCGCCGGCGCCGCTGAAGTCGTACGCGGTCTCGGCGTGTTCGACCTGGTCGATGCCGGAGATCTCGTCGTCCTCGTCGACCCGCATGCCGATCGTCCTGTCGAGGAGGAAGGCGAGGACCGCGGAGACGACCAGAGAGTACGCGAGGACCGCGAAGACACCGACGGCCTGCTTGCCGAGCTGGTCGAGACCGCCGCCGTAGAAGAGACCCTTGGCGTCGGACTGGACGCCGCCGGTGGCGAAGAAGCCGATGAGCAGGGAGCCCACAACACCGCCGACGAGGTGGACGCCGACGACATCGAGGGAGTCGTCGTAGCCGAACCTGTACTTGAGGCCGACCGCCATGGCGCAGAGCACACCGGCGATGGCTCCGACGGCGATGGCGCCGAGCGGGCTGATCGCGCCGCCGGACGGGGTGATGGCGACCAGGCCTGCGACCGCGCCGGAGGCGGCGCCGAGGGTGGTGAAGGAGCCGTGGCGCAGCTTCTCGTATCCGAGCCACGCGAGCATCGCGGCGGCGGTGGCGACCTGCGTGTTGACGAACATCACCGCGCCGACGCCGTCGTCGTTGCCGAGCCACGAGCCGGCGTTGAAGCCGAACCAGCCGAACCACAGGAGACCGGCGCCGAGCATGACGAGCGGCAGGCTGTGCGGCCGCATCGGGTCCCTCTTGAAGCCGACCCGCTTGCCGATGACGAGGATCACGCCGAGGGCTGCCGCACCGGCGTTGATGTGGACGGCCGTACCACCGGCGAAGTCGATGACGCCGAGCTCGAAGAGCCAGCCGCCGGCGCCCCAGACCCAGTGCGCGACCGGGAAGTAGACGACGGTCACCCACAGGGCGACGAACAGCGCCCAGGAGGTGAACTTGACGCGGTCGGCGAGGGCACCGCTGATCAGCGCCGGAGTGATGATCGCGAACATCAGCTGGAAGACGGCGAAGACGTAGACCGGAATCGTGTAGCCGTCCCAGAGCTGGGTGATGCCGATCCCGCTGAGGCCTGCGAAGTCCGAGCTCCAGCCGATGAACGAGCCGATGTCGGTGCCGAAGGCGAGACTGAATCCGTACAGCACCCACAGGATCGTGACGATCCCGAGGCTGATGAAGCTCATCATCAGCATGTTGAGGGTGCTCTTGACGCGGACCATGCCTCCGTAGAAGAAGGCCAGACCCGGAGTCATGATCATCACCAGGGCCGAGCAGATGAGCATGAACCCGGTGTTGGCGGCAGACAGCGTCGGGGCGTCTGCGGCAAGCGTCGTGATGCCTGGGGGCATCGGCGTCTCCTCGTCGTCGGTGCGGCCGCGTGCGGGCAAAACCTGCGGGACCACTTGCGGGACCACTGTGGAAAAGGTGCGGGCCGGTTATGCGCCATGAGGTTCGCCCAGCGCGGTTTCCGCCGATGCCGCACGATGTTTCGCCGCAGTGACGAAGAGGTGTGTCGTGTTACGTCCCCATGAATCGTGAGTGGCGTATCCGGGGCCGGGCCTACCCTGCGGCCGGGGCCGCATACGGTGCGGTTACGACTCTGGAGTACGGGAACGGGAACGCGAACCGGCCACGCCGATCACCCACTGACCTGGCAAGGGGGAGCCGAGATCGGTCTGTCGGGGTGCTCGTCGTGGCCGGAGTGCTGGGTGCCCGGTCAGATCGCTTCAGCGGTCTCGGGCAGCTGTTCGGTGAGCAGATCGGTGAGCCTGGCGACCTCGGGGATGTCTCCGAAGTCCCTGGCAGCGGTGTCGACGGTCTTGCGCAGCCGCGTGTTGACGCGCTCGGAGCGCACCTTCTTGGCAACCCGCAGGGCCTTCTCGGCCAGCAGCGTGGACTGCTCGGGTTCGCGCTTGAGGAGGTGCACCGTGGCGAGACCGACCAGGTTCAGTGCGTACGACCGCTGGTGCTCGTCGTCCTCGCCGAAGAGCTCGACGGCCTTCTCCATGATCGGCTCGGCGAGCGAGGCGTACGTGGGGCTCCGGCCGGCGACATAGGCCAGGTCACGGTACGAGTGGGAATTCTCGCCGTTGAGCTCGGCCTCGGAGAAGAAGCGGATCCAGTCGGGCTCGGGCTCGCCGTCGATCCCGGCGTCGAGGAAGGTGTCCTCGGCCATCCGGACGGCCCGCTTGCACTTGCTGGGCTGGCCCATGTTGGCGTAGGCGCGGGCCTCCATCGCATACAGCATGGCCTGGGTGCGCGGGGTGGCGCAGTCCCGGCTGCCGTACTGGGCGAGATGGATGAGTTCGAGGGCGTCGTCGGGCCGTCCCAGGTGGATCATCTGACGGCTCATGCTGGACAGGACGTAACTGCCCAGCGGTTTGTCGCCGGCTTCCTTGGCGGCGTGCAGCGCGAGGACGAAGTACTTCTGGGCGGTGGGCTGGAGGCCGACGTCATAGCTCATCCAGCCCGCCAGCTCGGCGAGTTCGGCCGCGCACCGGAAGAGCCGCTTGGCGGTGGCCGCGGGCTGCGGTTCCTGCAACAGGTCGGTGACCTCGTGGAGTTGGCCCACGACGGCCTTGCGTCGCAGGCCGCCGCCGCACTGGGCGTCCCACTGGCGGAACATCACAGTGGTGGACTCCAGCAGGTCGAGCTCGGGGCTGGAGAGGCGGGAGGGACGCCGGTCCGCCGCGGACGGCTCCGGATCCGCCGGGGTCGCGGCGGCGACCGGCACCAGCCACCGCTGCATGGGCTCGATGAGGGCCGGGCCCGCGGCGAGGGCGAGCGAGGTGCCGAGGAATCCGCGGCGGGCGAGCATCAGGTCGCTGCGGGAGAACTCGCTGAGCAGCGCGACGGTCTGCGGGCCTGCCCAGGGCAGGTCGACACCGGCCACCGACGGTGACTGATGGGCGGAGCGCAGCCCGAGGTCCTCGACGGCGACGACGGTGCCGAAGCGCTCCGAGAAGAGCTCGGAGAGGATGCGCGGAATCG is drawn from Streptomyces sp. NBC_01717 and contains these coding sequences:
- a CDS encoding ammonium transporter, whose amino-acid sequence is MPPGITTLAADAPTLSAANTGFMLICSALVMIMTPGLAFFYGGMVRVKSTLNMLMMSFISLGIVTILWVLYGFSLAFGTDIGSFIGWSSDFAGLSGIGITQLWDGYTIPVYVFAVFQLMFAIITPALISGALADRVKFTSWALFVALWVTVVYFPVAHWVWGAGGWLFELGVIDFAGGTAVHINAGAAALGVILVIGKRVGFKRDPMRPHSLPLVMLGAGLLWFGWFGFNAGSWLGNDDGVGAVMFVNTQVATAAAMLAWLGYEKLRHGSFTTLGAASGAVAGLVAITPSGGAISPLGAIAVGAIAGVLCAMAVGLKYRFGYDDSLDVVGVHLVGGVVGSLLIGFFATGGVQSDAKGLFYGGGLDQLGKQAVGVFAVLAYSLVVSAVLAFLLDRTIGMRVDEDDEISGIDQVEHAETAYDFSGAGGGAAPRTTGSAPVSDSTAAAQTKKVDA
- the nsdA gene encoding transcriptional repressor NsdA; translated protein: MSGSGAGDTNAGKRPNGQLGSWFVRSGWSKGELARQVNRRARQMGAHHISTDTSRVRRWLDGEQPREPIPRILSELFSERFGTVVAVEDLGLRSAHQSPSVAGVDLPWAGPQTVALLSEFSRSDLMLARRGFLGTSLALAAGPALIEPMQRWLVPVAAATPADPEPSAADRRPSRLSSPELDLLESTTVMFRQWDAQCGGGLRRKAVVGQLHEVTDLLQEPQPAATAKRLFRCAAELAELAGWMSYDVGLQPTAQKYFVLALHAAKEAGDKPLGSYVLSSMSRQMIHLGRPDDALELIHLAQYGSRDCATPRTQAMLYAMEARAYANMGQPSKCKRAVRMAEDTFLDAGIDGEPEPDWIRFFSEAELNGENSHSYRDLAYVAGRSPTYASLAEPIMEKAVELFGEDDEHQRSYALNLVGLATVHLLKREPEQSTLLAEKALRVAKKVRSERVNTRLRKTVDTAARDFGDIPEVARLTDLLTEQLPETAEAI